AGGGGATGGTGGGGATGGGTGGCTTCTAACAGGTTGACCACATAGGTGGTCAGGTGGCTGGCAATAGGCACCTGCCGGGCCAGCCGCTGCATAGCCACAATGGTGGCCCCGTTGGTAACCACCGTCGGCCTGATCTCAGTAGCCCCGGTGGTGCGATTGGCAATCTCGATCAATTCATGGTGATCCGGGAAATTGACCTCGATGTGAAACATAAAACGGTCCAGTTGGGCTTCCGGCAGGGGATAGGTGCCTTCCATTTCAATAGGGTTTTGGGTGGCTAACACAAAAAAGGGCCATTCCAATTCGTAGGTGGTTTTGGCCACGGTCACTTTGCGTTCTTGCATGGCCTCTAGCAAGGCCGATTGGGTTTTGGGCGTGGCCCGGTTAATTTCGTCGGCCAGCACAATATTGGCAAAAATTGGCCCCGGCTCAAAACGGAAGAAGCGTTGTTGGGTGGCTTCGTCAACCGCAATCACCGTGCTGCCCACAATATCGGCCGGCATCAAGTCGGGGGTAAATTGGATGCGGCTAAACCCGCAGTGAACAACCTGGGACAGGGTTTGAATGAGCATGGTTTTGCCCAGGCCGGGCGCGCCTTCCAACAAGGCGTTGCCCCCCCCTAATAAAGTTAAAAGCAATTGGCGCACCAACTCTTGTTGGCCCACAATAAATTTGCCCACTTCATACTCAACCGCGGCTACCGTTTTCCGAAAGGCCTCAACCGTGATCTGGGCTTCCGCCGCCTGGGCTTGCATTTGATACTCTTCTTGTTCAAGGTATGGTGATTCCATTATTCATTCCTTCCTGTCTATTGAATTCTTAATCTCCCCCAACGCCGCCAGGCAATTTCAATAGGCCATAAAATAAGGGCTACCAACAATAACCAGGGCCATAATTCCACCGGCTGGGGGATGGCCTCGGCCTCGCCTGCAGACGAGGTGGCCGGCAACAACGGATTCTCCGGCGAAAAAACACGCCCGCCGGTAGCAGCGGCAATTTGCTTGAGCAACGGCTCTCCAACATCTTCAGCCGGCAGGTCATACTCGGCGGGATAGGGCACTACAAAACCAATCAGGGCGGTTTCGCCCGCTCCCTCAGGGCGAGCCTGGGTGACCCGCAATTGGTAGACGCCGGGGTCCGGCAGGCGCACGCGCTGCTGATAACGTCCCGGCTCAACCTGGCGCAGGGCCAACGACACTTCCCGCCCGCCGGGGGTGGTCAAAGTGGCCTGGGTAGAGGCCAGGTCAACCGTTTGGCCGGAAAAGGTTGCGCCGTCGGCCGTCAAGGTGGCCACCCCATCCGACTCCACTTCAGCCTTTAACTGTAATAAACCCAGGGCGGGGGCAGGGAGAGAGTAGTCCAAAATTTGGCCCCAAAAGCGGTCCACTTCCGGCCAGGAAAGCCAGTTGGCCGTCCACTCCTGGCCTGTGTCGGAACTCCAGGCGGCTACCCGGCCCAGGCCATATCCCCATACTCCCAGCAAGGGGTCGCCGGACCCAACTTGCAAAGCGATTTCAGCTTGCGGTTTGGGCGTCATGGCAATGTAGCCGGTTAAAGGCGGTATCTCTATGCCTTCGGCCTCCCTGACCCCCGGGGTTAAAAAGTCTCGCAGTATGGGATGCGGCGCGGCGGCAGCCGGGTCATAATCGCCTTCCTGCACTGCGCTGCTGCGTAAAATATCGCTTTCAGAAATGGTCAACTCCGGCAGTTCGTCGGGGGTGCCGGCGTAATGATAGCGGCCCAGGCCCCGATCGGCCAAACGCGCCATCAGTTCTTCATCGGTGTCGCCGCCAATGGAAATAGTAGATAGGGTAATATTGGCGGCCAGGGCGGCGTCCACAATGGCGTCGTAATCCGGCAGCGGGTCGTCGGGATTTTGGCTGTCCCGCTGATCATACGAGCGGCCATCGCTGAACAGCACCGCGTGCCGCGCGGCGCTGGTCGCCTCCTGCTCAATAAGGGCGGGAATGCTGGCTTTTAAGGCTTTTAAAATACGGGTGGCGCTGCCGGGCTGTATCCGGGAAATGGTTTCCTGAATTTTAAGCAGAGTGGCCCCATCGCTGACCTGTTGGAAAGGGATCACCCACTCGGTTTCGCTGTCAAAAATAAGAATGCCAATCAAGTCCTGCGGGCCCAGGATGTCGGTGGCGCGAATGGCGGCCTCTTTGGCCAGCACCAGGCGCGTGCCCAACTCGCCGCGCTCTTCGACCATACTGCCGGAGTGGTCAATAATCAAAAGCAGGGCCACCGGCGGGCGCTCCTCGCGCACAGGCGGGTCTAACGACAGGGGCAACAACTCGGCCAGGGGAGTATCGTCGTACTTGCCCAGGCTAAAACTGCTGCGCCCGCCTGTAACCAACAGGCCCCGCCCCAGGCTGCGGGCAAACTCTTGCACCGCGATCATCTGCTCCAACTTGAGCGACCGGGCCGATACGTTGAGCAGCGCCATCCCGGCGTAGGGTTCCAACTCCGAGAGGCGATCGGGCAATTGATTTGATCGAAGGGTGGTGGGGACAAACCCTGCTTCTTCTAACCAACCGGCAAAGGTATTGGCCCGGACCGGGTCGTCGCCCACCACCAGCACCGGGGGCGGCGGGTATACCTGGCTAAAGGCCGACAGGCTGTTGTTGGCCGGCTGGCCGTCGTTATCGGCGGAGACGGTGGCCCGGAAGGTGTGGGGGCCTAATTCAACGGCTTCGGTGGTAAAGCTGAACCGGTTGAATCCCGGCTCCAGCAAAACAGTCTCCCTGGCCAGGATGTCGTCATCCTGAATTAATCTCAGATTGGCTTCTGTCTGCCGCTCGCTGTGGACAATCACATTGGCGTCGAAGATTTCACCCAGGCGCAGGGTGGCCGGGGTGGTCAACTCAATCAGGCGCACCTCATTGGGGCGAGCCACCCCGGTTTCACCTGGCACAAACACGTCAACCGGGATATTTTGCCGGGCCAATTGGGCCATCGCCTCCGGGGTGTCGCCGGCTGTGGGCAGGCCATCGGACAATAATACCAGGCGGCCCGGCTGGTTGTTAAGGAATTGCGCGCCCATCAAAAGAGCCTGGGCCAGATTGGACAGGTTGGGGTTGAGTGGCAGCGACTCCGGCCCGGTCTCACCGGGCGAGGGGGGCGCACCCATCACGGTCTGGTCGGCAAAATAGAGGACGGTTGTATCCGGGAATTGTGCGGCCAACCGGGCTGCCTCGGCCTGAAAAATTTGTTGGTCCGCGGTTGGCACGCTGGCCGATTGGTCAACCAGCACCACCAATCGTTCCGGGGTTTGTTCGTTGGCGGGGGTTTCCGGGGGCAGGATCACCGGCTGGGCCAGGGCCAGGCCAATCAGCACAATTATGGCCAGCCGCAGCAGAAAGGCGCCAAAGGGTTTAAACCGTCGCGACCAGGCAACGGCCATTGCCAATAACCACAGCAGGGGAATGGCCAGCAGCGCTGCCGGGCTTTGCAGCATTATCTCCGCCATGCCAGCCATCCTTCAAGGGCCACAATGGCCAGGGCCAGACCGGCCAGCCATGGCCAGAATTCATGATATGCTGTTTCAGGCTCAATGGCGGCCATGGCCGGGTCAACGTTGAGCAAGGTTTCAGGTTCAACCCGGGTGGTCAAATTTGATTCCAGGGCCGATCCGGCATGCACGGCAAAACCACCCAGCAAGCGATCATCTTCATTATAAACTTTGTAAAGGCCGGGTTGTTTGGTTTGGGCAAACACCCTGCCATCCTCACCGGCCTGGGCCGGCGAAACCAGGCGATGGCCGTCGGGCAGTTCAACGCTCAAGTTTTGACCCAGCAAGATCGGCTCGCCCAGGGCCACGACGGACGAAGGCAACACAGACAACAGGTGTGATAGCGTATTGGCCGTTAACAGGGGCAGGGCCAACCGCCCCGGCAGGTTGCTGGCGGCCAGGTCAAAGGCCCAAACAACCAGGCGGGTGTTGCCAACAGCGCCATGAAAAATAAGCGGGATGCGCTCGCTCGCTTGAGCCATATTTTGTTCGGCCAGGTTATCTTCAGTGAGGGGGGCGCTCATTAAATCGGCTTCCGTCCAATCGGGCAGGGTCAGATAGGGGGCCTGGTTAAAATAAACCCCGGAAACGTCAATGCCCGTTAGCAGGGAGGAGGCGGTGGCCGGATCGGGGCGCAACTCAGACACGGGGTTATGGCCGGGCAAAAGAGGGTGGCCCAAGGCAGGGTTGACCACCAAAACGTTGCCCTCCGGCCAGGCCGTGAGGGTGGGGGGCAACCCGGCAAACACCAGCAGGGCAAAATTGGCCGGATTGTGGCGGTTTAGGCCGGCGGCCGTATCCACAACGGTCAACTCAACTCCTGTTTGGGCCTGTAGAGCGCGAAACAGGGCCAGTTCTTGCGGTTCAGGGGCGTCGGTGACCAACAGCACCGGTAGCGAGGTTGAGCCGGTCAAGAGCAACTCGGCCCAGTTGTCAAGCGGCAAAGCATCCGGCTCAACAATTTCCACTACCACCGTTTGCGCCGAGGCGGGCAGAGTCCAGGCCTTGGCTATTTCAGCCTGGGGGCCAAGCTCAACCGGGGTTTCATTGGCGGCGCGACCATCAACCACCACCCGCACCGTGCGGAGCACCGAATCCTCGCTATAGTTGACCACGCGGGCAAAAAGTTGATAGCGCCCATCGGCCCAGGGGCGGGCGGAAACATTCAACAGGGCCTGGTTGGCGGTGTTGGCCTGGGCCGGAACAAATTGCCAGGTGGCGGGAATTTTCATCGGCGGCAGGGTGTCGGCATTGATGGTAAAGTTGCCGTCGGTGAGGATGATGAGGTGATTCTCTTTGTTGGGGTCAAGCAAGCCGTTGACCAGGGTGAGGGCGGCGGGCAGGTCCAGACCGGTGGCCCCCGGGGTCAGTTTATCCAGATCGAGCAGGGCCTGGCCTTTTTGGGCGGCATCGGTGGTGAGCAAAATTTGGGGGCGGCGATTGAGGCCGATCACGACCACTGTATCGTTTTCGCCCATCGTTTGCACGTGATCCTGAATGGTTTGGCGGGCCACGTCAAAGCGGCGGTTGGCGGTGAGTTGGCCGGCGTCTTCGGCGGCCATACTGGTAGAGGTGTCTAAAATAAAAATAGTGTGCTGCGGTTGAGCCAGCAAAAACGACAGCGCCGGCCGGGCCAAAGCCAAAGCCAGGGCCGCGGCAATACATAGTTGCAAGAGAAGCAATAAAGAAAGCGGAAAGCGGCGCGGCAAGTCGCCCTTTTGCTTTTGCTGTAATCCCTGCCAAAGACGCAAGTTAGAAACCAAGAGGGGTTGCCGCCGGGTATGCAAAAGGTGCAAAAAGATAATCAAGGGTATGGCCAATAAGCCCAATAAAGCCAGGGGCGCTAAAACAGTCATTACACTACTCCCCGTTGGTGCAGGTAGGGAATCACCTTTTGCTCCAGGGGCCATTCGGCCAGGATACGGCTGTAGGTTGTTCCCTGCCGGGCGCAGATGGACTCTAATGTAGAGCACCAGGCGCGCATCCGCACGCGATATTGGGCCAGGGTATCCTGGTCTACGTTAAAAGGCATATATTGGTTGGTTTCAATATCTTCAAAATCAAAATCGCCTTCAAAAGTGGGTTCAACTTCTTCACTGGAGAGCAGGTGCATCACCAATACCTGCCAGCGGGGCAGCGTCAGGTGGCGCAATCCTTCGGCCAGTTCCTCGCCAAAACCGGCCTGGAGCGAGGGCGTGACCGTGTCGAGCAGGTCAGAAATGAGGATCAACAGGCCGCCTGCAGAGTGAAGGCGGGCATAACTGTTGAGGCTTTGGGCCAGGCCCGGTTCGTTGGCGCTGCCATCCAGGGCCAGCGGCGCCGGGGAAAGGGCCGACAGAAAGCGTAGAGAAGCGATAATA
This region of Anaerolineae bacterium genomic DNA includes:
- a CDS encoding AAA family ATPase, translating into MQAQAAEAQITVEAFRKTVAAVEYEVGKFIVGQQELVRQLLLTLLGGGNALLEGAPGLGKTMLIQTLSQVVHCGFSRIQFTPDLMPADIVGSTVIAVDEATQQRFFRFEPGPIFANIVLADEINRATPKTQSALLEAMQERKVTVAKTTYELEWPFFVLATQNPIEMEGTYPLPEAQLDRFMFHIEVNFPDHHELIEIANRTTGATEIRPTVVTNGATIVAMQRLARQVPIASHLTTYVVNLLEATHPHHPLAPDMVRRYVRYGASPRGLQAMIIAAKVRALIENRHNVDYEDIQAVVLPSLRHRLILNFEGQAENISPAEILRQVTQKVKTG
- a CDS encoding VWA domain-containing protein, which gives rise to MAEIMLQSPAALLAIPLLWLLAMAVAWSRRFKPFGAFLLRLAIIVLIGLALAQPVILPPETPANEQTPERLVVLVDQSASVPTADQQIFQAEAARLAAQFPDTTVLYFADQTVMGAPPSPGETGPESLPLNPNLSNLAQALLMGAQFLNNQPGRLVLLSDGLPTAGDTPEAMAQLARQNIPVDVFVPGETGVARPNEVRLIELTTPATLRLGEIFDANVIVHSERQTEANLRLIQDDDILARETVLLEPGFNRFSFTTEAVELGPHTFRATVSADNDGQPANNSLSAFSQVYPPPPVLVVGDDPVRANTFAGWLEEAGFVPTTLRSNQLPDRLSELEPYAGMALLNVSARSLKLEQMIAVQEFARSLGRGLLVTGGRSSFSLGKYDDTPLAELLPLSLDPPVREERPPVALLLIIDHSGSMVEERGELGTRLVLAKEAAIRATDILGPQDLIGILIFDSETEWVIPFQQVSDGATLLKIQETISRIQPGSATRILKALKASIPALIEQEATSAARHAVLFSDGRSYDQRDSQNPDDPLPDYDAIVDAALAANITLSTISIGGDTDEELMARLADRGLGRYHYAGTPDELPELTISESDILRSSAVQEGDYDPAAAAPHPILRDFLTPGVREAEGIEIPPLTGYIAMTPKPQAEIALQVGSGDPLLGVWGYGLGRVAAWSSDTGQEWTANWLSWPEVDRFWGQILDYSLPAPALGLLQLKAEVESDGVATLTADGATFSGQTVDLASTQATLTTPGGREVSLALRQVEPGRYQQRVRLPDPGVYQLRVTQARPEGAGETALIGFVVPYPAEYDLPAEDVGEPLLKQIAAATGGRVFSPENPLLPATSSAGEAEAIPQPVELWPWLLLVALILWPIEIAWRRWGRLRIQ
- a CDS encoding VWA domain-containing protein — protein: MTVLAPLALLGLLAIPLIIFLHLLHTRRQPLLVSNLRLWQGLQQKQKGDLPRRFPLSLLLLLQLCIAAALALALARPALSFLLAQPQHTIFILDTSTSMAAEDAGQLTANRRFDVARQTIQDHVQTMGENDTVVVIGLNRRPQILLTTDAAQKGQALLDLDKLTPGATGLDLPAALTLVNGLLDPNKENHLIILTDGNFTINADTLPPMKIPATWQFVPAQANTANQALLNVSARPWADGRYQLFARVVNYSEDSVLRTVRVVVDGRAANETPVELGPQAEIAKAWTLPASAQTVVVEIVEPDALPLDNWAELLLTGSTSLPVLLVTDAPEPQELALFRALQAQTGVELTVVDTAAGLNRHNPANFALLVFAGLPPTLTAWPEGNVLVVNPALGHPLLPGHNPVSELRPDPATASSLLTGIDVSGVYFNQAPYLTLPDWTEADLMSAPLTEDNLAEQNMAQASERIPLIFHGAVGNTRLVVWAFDLAASNLPGRLALPLLTANTLSHLLSVLPSSVVALGEPILLGQNLSVELPDGHRLVSPAQAGEDGRVFAQTKQPGLYKVYNEDDRLLGGFAVHAGSALESNLTTRVEPETLLNVDPAMAAIEPETAYHEFWPWLAGLALAIVALEGWLAWRR